In a single window of the Azospirillum sp. B510 genome:
- a CDS encoding acyl-CoA dehydrogenase family protein: MPFDNPSLPAAPFGEAGTTPLADPSLIAALSAEFALRAAEHDAAASFPFENIDRLREAGLLALVAPAAAGGQGGGLRDALAVVNGIARGEPSTALVLVLHYVIHSQLQRGPAWPEALREPIARSASTDGGLINILRVEPELGTPHRGGLPATVARKVPGGWRISGAKIYSTGIPALSWLGVWARTDEAEPRIGTWVVPRGTGLAEQGIEVRETWNHIGMRASGSHEVVFNDVFVPDDHVGELRPPAGWAVPDAAATAWMATLFSGVYDGVARAARDWLVGFLHARKPTGLNGASLATVPRLQEALGGIEALLLTNRLLLRSLSAAVDGGAPPSSSDSLLVKYTVTNNAIDAVARALEITGNPGLSRDNPLERHHRDVLCARVHAPQNDMILTGAGRAALAG; encoded by the coding sequence ATGCCCTTCGACAATCCCTCCCTTCCCGCCGCCCCCTTCGGCGAGGCCGGCACCACCCCGCTGGCCGATCCGTCGCTGATCGCCGCCCTGTCCGCGGAGTTCGCGCTGCGCGCCGCCGAGCATGACGCCGCCGCCAGCTTCCCCTTCGAGAATATCGACCGGCTGCGGGAAGCCGGGCTGCTGGCGCTGGTCGCCCCGGCGGCGGCGGGCGGCCAGGGCGGCGGGCTGCGCGACGCGCTGGCGGTGGTGAACGGAATCGCGCGCGGCGAGCCGTCCACCGCGCTGGTCCTGGTGCTGCATTACGTCATCCACAGCCAGCTCCAGCGCGGGCCGGCATGGCCGGAGGCGTTGCGTGAGCCCATCGCCCGCTCCGCCTCGACCGATGGCGGCCTCATCAACATCCTGCGGGTGGAGCCGGAACTGGGCACCCCCCACCGCGGCGGCCTGCCGGCCACGGTGGCGCGCAAGGTGCCGGGCGGCTGGCGCATCTCAGGCGCCAAGATCTACTCCACCGGCATTCCGGCGCTGTCCTGGCTCGGCGTCTGGGCCCGCACCGACGAAGCCGAACCGCGGATCGGCACCTGGGTGGTGCCGCGCGGAACCGGGCTGGCGGAGCAGGGCATCGAGGTGAGGGAGACCTGGAACCACATCGGCATGCGCGCCAGCGGCAGCCACGAGGTGGTGTTCAACGACGTCTTCGTCCCGGACGATCATGTCGGCGAGCTGCGTCCGCCCGCCGGATGGGCGGTGCCCGACGCGGCGGCCACCGCCTGGATGGCCACCCTGTTCAGCGGCGTCTATGACGGCGTCGCCCGCGCGGCCCGTGACTGGCTGGTCGGCTTCCTGCACGCCCGCAAGCCGACCGGGCTGAATGGCGCGTCGCTCGCCACCGTGCCGCGCCTGCAAGAGGCGCTCGGCGGCATCGAGGCGCTGCTGCTGACCAACCGGCTGCTGCTGCGCTCACTGTCGGCGGCGGTGGACGGTGGCGCCCCGCCGTCGTCGAGCGACAGCCTGCTGGTGAAATACACGGTGACCAACAACGCCATCGACGCGGTGGCGCGGGCTCTGGAGATCACCGGCAATCCCGGCCTGTCGCGCGACAACCCGCTGGAACGCCATCACCGCGACGTGCTGTGCGCCCGCGTCCATGCGCCGCAGAACGACATGATCCTGACCGGCGCCGGCCGCGCCGCCCTTGCCGGATGA
- a CDS encoding ABC transporter substrate-binding protein: protein MTIDLLRRPPAPIGRRGLLRGAAGACGALALGGACGAQAASGPTSETLLRIADYKALDGLSLEASGNARSGYRSQFAEFASGNLIVEAINAGSIDIGSSSEIPPAFGIAAGARLSIVAIVKDDVNWQVVLVPPDSAIRSVADLKGKRVGYVRATTTQYYLARMLGEAGLRFTDIQPISLTPSEGQAAFEQGALDAWAIYGYSVPFAIKKGARVLITSNGYLSGNYLYLASPDALADPGKSAAIGDYFLRLRLAFSWRAANLERWAQVHSAAIGVPLETDLEILRKNSRQRDLAPITDADVASAQNVADTFHQLGVLPKRIDIAPAFDRRFTDILSRPLS from the coding sequence ATGACGATAGACCTCCTCCGCCGTCCCCCCGCCCCCATCGGCCGCCGCGGCCTGCTGCGCGGCGCGGCCGGCGCCTGCGGCGCCTTGGCACTGGGTGGCGCCTGCGGCGCCCAGGCGGCCTCGGGGCCGACGTCCGAAACCCTTCTGCGCATCGCCGACTACAAGGCGCTCGACGGGCTGTCGCTGGAGGCGTCCGGCAACGCCCGGTCCGGCTACCGCTCGCAGTTCGCCGAATTCGCCTCGGGCAATTTGATCGTCGAGGCGATCAACGCCGGATCGATCGATATCGGCTCCAGCAGCGAGATCCCGCCGGCCTTCGGCATCGCCGCCGGCGCCCGCCTGTCCATCGTCGCCATCGTCAAGGACGATGTGAACTGGCAGGTGGTGCTGGTGCCGCCGGACAGCGCGATCCGCTCGGTCGCCGACCTGAAGGGCAAACGCGTCGGCTATGTCCGCGCCACCACGACGCAATATTACCTCGCCCGGATGCTCGGCGAAGCCGGCCTGCGCTTCACCGACATCCAGCCGATCAGCCTGACCCCGTCGGAGGGACAGGCCGCCTTCGAGCAGGGCGCGCTCGATGCCTGGGCGATCTACGGCTATTCGGTGCCCTTCGCCATCAAGAAGGGCGCCCGGGTGCTGATCACCTCCAACGGCTACCTGTCGGGCAATTACCTCTATCTCGCTTCGCCCGACGCCCTGGCCGATCCCGGCAAGTCGGCCGCCATCGGCGATTATTTCCTGCGGCTGCGCCTCGCCTTCTCCTGGCGCGCCGCCAATCTGGAGCGCTGGGCCCAGGTCCATTCCGCCGCCATCGGCGTGCCGCTCGAAACCGACCTGGAGATTTTGCGCAAGAATTCGCGCCAGCGCGATCTGGCGCCGATCACCGACGCCGACGTCGCATCGGCCCAGAATGTCGCCGACACCTTCCACCAGTTGGGCGTGCTGCCGAAACGGATCGACATCGCCCCGGCCTTCGACCGCCGCTTCACCGACATCCTGTCGCGTCCGCTCAGCTGA
- a CDS encoding ABC transporter permease subunit encodes MTAITATKGTGHRSRAVTLPAGLRRCAVPLALLALWQASVGFGWISTRSIPSPSQILTAFWDLTVSGELAVHLLVSLGRVSAGLAIGVSAGTVCALIAGLSRRGEDALDALLQMLRTLPHLALVPLFILWFGIGETPKIALVALGTAFPIYLNLFAGIRTVDAKVVEAVSTLGLTRWELIAQVILPGALPAFLTGLRYALGVAWLSLVVGEQINASSGIGYLAMTAREFLRTDVIIVALIVYAILGLLADLIVRLIERSALVWRPAFIKE; translated from the coding sequence ATGACGGCAATCACCGCGACCAAAGGCACGGGACACCGCTCCCGCGCCGTGACGCTTCCGGCGGGCCTGCGCCGCTGCGCGGTGCCGCTGGCGCTGCTGGCGCTGTGGCAGGCCAGTGTGGGGTTCGGCTGGATCTCGACCCGATCCATCCCCTCGCCCAGCCAGATTCTGACCGCCTTCTGGGACCTGACGGTCAGCGGCGAGCTGGCGGTCCATCTGCTGGTCTCGCTCGGCCGGGTCAGCGCCGGGCTCGCCATCGGCGTGTCGGCCGGCACCGTCTGCGCCCTGATCGCCGGCCTGTCGCGCCGGGGCGAGGATGCGCTCGACGCCCTGTTGCAGATGCTGCGCACCCTGCCCCATCTGGCGCTGGTGCCGCTGTTCATCCTGTGGTTCGGCATCGGCGAGACGCCGAAGATCGCCCTGGTGGCGCTCGGCACCGCCTTCCCGATCTACCTCAACCTGTTCGCCGGCATCCGCACCGTGGATGCCAAGGTGGTCGAGGCGGTGTCCACCCTGGGCCTGACCCGGTGGGAGCTGATCGCCCAGGTCATCCTGCCCGGCGCCCTGCCCGCCTTCCTGACCGGGCTGCGCTACGCGCTCGGCGTCGCCTGGCTCAGCCTGGTGGTGGGCGAGCAGATCAACGCCTCCAGCGGCATCGGCTATCTGGCGATGACGGCGCGGGAATTCCTGCGCACCGACGTGATCATCGTCGCCCTGATCGTCTACGCCATCCTCGGCCTGCTCGCCGACCTGATCGTCCGCCTCATCGAACGCTCGGCGCTGGTCTGGCGCCCGGCCTTCATCAAGGAGTGA
- a CDS encoding ABC transporter substrate-binding protein produces the protein MTAKPALSLSRRGLIAAGAVTLAAPFVLRRRAVAAEPLRLSWNAGAVCFSAVPLAFQRDLFKKHGLEVELVNFTGSTDQLLEAIATGKADAGVGMALRWLKPLEQGFDVKISAGLHGGCMRLFGAKAAGVKTVLDLPGKVIGVSDMASPSKNFFSVVLTKFGLDPNKDVEWRQFPADLLGLAVEKGEIHAIADGDPLVWSQTKNPQMVEITNNVCGEFATRTCCLVGVRGSLLRDNRPAAAALTTALIEAQHAAYADLRAAAAAYAPFAPKFPVEELEAMLRSHAHNVTPIGDELRQQLALYTDELKSVSVIKRSTDSQRFAGRITVDLA, from the coding sequence ATGACCGCAAAGCCGGCCCTTTCCCTCTCCCGCCGCGGCCTGATCGCCGCCGGAGCCGTCACCCTCGCCGCCCCCTTCGTCCTGCGCCGCCGGGCGGTGGCGGCGGAGCCGCTGCGCCTGTCCTGGAATGCCGGCGCGGTCTGCTTCTCCGCCGTGCCGCTGGCCTTCCAGCGCGACCTGTTCAAGAAGCATGGGCTGGAGGTCGAGCTGGTCAATTTCACCGGCTCCACCGACCAGCTGCTGGAGGCGATCGCCACCGGCAAGGCCGATGCCGGCGTCGGCATGGCGCTGCGCTGGCTGAAGCCGCTGGAACAGGGGTTCGACGTGAAGATCTCCGCCGGGCTGCATGGCGGCTGCATGCGGCTGTTCGGGGCGAAGGCGGCCGGGGTGAAGACCGTGCTGGACCTGCCGGGCAAGGTGATCGGCGTCAGCGACATGGCCAGCCCATCGAAGAATTTCTTCTCGGTCGTGCTGACCAAATTCGGGCTCGACCCCAACAAGGATGTCGAATGGCGCCAGTTCCCCGCCGATCTGCTGGGGCTGGCGGTGGAGAAGGGGGAAATCCACGCCATCGCCGACGGCGACCCGCTGGTGTGGAGCCAGACCAAGAATCCGCAGATGGTGGAGATTACCAACAATGTCTGCGGCGAGTTCGCGACCCGCACCTGCTGCCTCGTCGGCGTGCGCGGCAGCTTGCTGCGCGACAACCGTCCCGCAGCGGCGGCGCTGACCACCGCGCTGATCGAGGCGCAGCACGCGGCCTATGCCGACCTGCGCGCGGCGGCGGCGGCCTATGCCCCCTTCGCCCCGAAATTCCCGGTGGAGGAGCTGGAGGCGATGCTGCGCAGCCACGCCCACAACGTCACCCCCATCGGCGACGAGCTGCGCCAGCAGCTGGCGCTCTACACCGACGAGCTGAAGAGCGTGTCGGTCATCAAGCGCTCCACCGACAGCCAGCGCTTCGCCGGGCGCATCACGGTCGATCTCGCCTGA
- a CDS encoding ABC transporter ATP-binding protein has product MNALTYPRSVDGDGLSERPLLDVSGVTLQYKTRRHLVTATYRVDFQVFQSERYVLLGPSGCGKSSLLKAVGGFLSPVEGAIRLNGRTVTKPGPDRMMVFQEFDQLPPWKTVKENVMFPLLASGKARRREAEEKALDCIARVNLTKFADVHPHMLSGGMKQRVAIARAMAMEPDILLMDEPFAALDALTRRKMQEELLQLWDDLRFTMLFVTHSIEEALVVGSRILVLSPHPGQVKAEVNCDGYDHGAVGGAEFQDLANRIHHMLFAEDVEGSGTGARA; this is encoded by the coding sequence ATGAACGCGCTGACCTACCCGCGGAGCGTCGACGGCGACGGGCTGTCGGAACGGCCGCTGCTCGACGTGTCCGGCGTCACCCTGCAATACAAGACGCGCCGGCATCTCGTCACCGCCACCTACCGCGTCGATTTCCAGGTGTTCCAGTCCGAACGCTATGTCCTGCTCGGACCGTCGGGCTGCGGCAAATCCTCGCTGCTGAAGGCGGTCGGCGGCTTCCTGTCGCCGGTCGAGGGCGCCATCCGCCTGAACGGGCGGACGGTAACCAAGCCCGGCCCCGACCGCATGATGGTGTTCCAGGAGTTCGACCAGTTGCCGCCCTGGAAGACGGTCAAGGAGAACGTCATGTTCCCCCTGCTCGCCAGCGGCAAGGCCAGGCGGCGCGAGGCGGAGGAGAAGGCGCTCGACTGCATCGCGCGGGTGAACCTGACGAAATTCGCCGACGTCCACCCGCACATGCTGTCGGGCGGCATGAAGCAGCGCGTCGCCATCGCCCGCGCCATGGCTATGGAGCCCGACATCCTGCTGATGGACGAGCCCTTCGCGGCACTCGACGCGCTGACCCGGCGCAAGATGCAGGAGGAGCTGTTGCAACTCTGGGACGACCTGCGCTTCACCATGCTGTTCGTCACCCATTCGATCGAGGAGGCGCTGGTCGTCGGCTCGCGCATCCTGGTGCTGTCGCCCCATCCCGGACAGGTGAAGGCGGAGGTCAATTGCGACGGCTACGACCATGGCGCCGTCGGCGGGGCGGAATTCCAGGATCTTGCCAACCGCATCCACCACATGCTGTTCGCCGAGGATGTCGAAGGAAGCGGGACGGGAGCCCGCGCATGA
- a CDS encoding D-isomer specific 2-hydroxyacid dehydrogenase family protein: MAIRSPVILNQLGPVVGGRIAAHPSRPTVLEHEAGRAPWDLPAGVEVLLTRPLIGWDAAPAAPPPGWGETLRWIQAGSTGMDVYPSWLLGGRRIVTCARGVSAVAIADYVLTAILAFEKRWDAIRLRGPQDWRRETLGSLSGKRLGLAGFGAIGRAVAERALAFNLAVGAVRRSGWAEPVPGVEPFDRLEDLAAASDHLVLALPLTATTRGLVGADLLARARPGLHLVNVARGALVDQEALLAAIDGGRIAGATLDVTDPEPLPAGHPFYSHPAIRLTPHVSWSDPAFDRRLADRILANLDAYARGEPLRDVVDADTGY; encoded by the coding sequence GTGGCGATCCGTTCCCCGGTGATCCTCAACCAGCTCGGTCCGGTGGTGGGGGGGCGCATCGCCGCCCACCCCAGCCGACCCACCGTGCTGGAGCATGAGGCGGGCCGCGCCCCTTGGGATTTGCCGGCCGGGGTCGAGGTGCTGCTGACCCGCCCACTGATCGGGTGGGATGCCGCGCCCGCCGCCCCGCCGCCCGGCTGGGGCGAGACCCTGCGCTGGATCCAGGCGGGCTCGACCGGGATGGACGTCTATCCGTCCTGGCTGCTGGGGGGACGGCGGATCGTCACCTGCGCCCGTGGCGTCTCGGCGGTCGCCATCGCAGATTACGTGCTGACCGCCATTCTCGCCTTCGAGAAGCGCTGGGACGCCATCCGCCTGCGCGGGCCGCAGGACTGGCGGCGCGAGACGCTGGGCAGCCTGTCCGGCAAGCGGCTGGGGCTGGCCGGCTTCGGCGCCATCGGCCGGGCGGTCGCCGAGCGAGCGCTCGCTTTCAATCTGGCGGTCGGGGCGGTGCGCCGATCCGGCTGGGCGGAGCCGGTGCCGGGCGTCGAGCCGTTCGACCGGCTGGAGGATCTGGCCGCCGCCAGCGACCATCTCGTCCTGGCCCTGCCGCTGACCGCCACGACCCGTGGATTGGTGGGCGCCGATCTGCTGGCGCGGGCCAGGCCGGGGCTGCATCTGGTCAATGTCGCGCGCGGCGCCTTGGTCGATCAGGAAGCTCTGCTCGCCGCCATCGACGGCGGGCGGATCGCCGGGGCCACGCTCGACGTCACCGATCCCGAACCGCTGCCGGCAGGCCATCCCTTCTACAGCCACCCCGCCATCCGGCTGACACCGCATGTCTCCTGGTCCGACCCGGCGTTCGACCGCCGGCTGGCCGACCGCATCCTCGCCAATCTCGACGCCTATGCGCGCGGCGAACCGCTGCGCGACGTGGTGGACGCCGACACCGGCTATTGA
- a CDS encoding ABC transporter permease: MTDLSFSPRPVRPGGRREPPLRPEYERAVTATGPIGDVARPLSPWERLGNVTALRRLLVLAAVAALWQAAAVWQNNPLMFPTFTDTVAALWDGIRRDDLLSMAWTSLSVLLKGYAVALVLAVLLTTVAVSTRIGNDLLSTLTSMFNPLPAIALLPIAMLWFGLGEVSLVFVLVHAVLWPLALNTHAGFTSVSETLRMAGRNYGLGGLRYVVTLLIPAAFPAILTGLKVGWAFAWRTLIAAELVFGVSSGKGGLGWFIFQNRNELYIDKVFAGLVTVILIGLLVENVVFRWIEIHTVRKWGMVR; encoded by the coding sequence ATGACCGACCTTTCCTTCTCTCCCCGCCCCGTGCGCCCCGGCGGCCGACGCGAGCCGCCGCTCCGTCCCGAATATGAGCGCGCCGTCACCGCCACCGGCCCGATCGGCGATGTCGCCCGTCCGCTGTCCCCGTGGGAGCGGCTTGGCAACGTGACGGCCCTGCGCCGGCTGCTGGTGCTGGCGGCGGTGGCGGCGCTGTGGCAGGCGGCGGCGGTCTGGCAGAACAACCCGCTGATGTTCCCGACCTTCACCGACACGGTGGCGGCGCTGTGGGACGGCATCCGCCGCGATGATCTGCTGTCGATGGCCTGGACCTCGCTGTCGGTGCTGCTGAAGGGCTACGCGGTGGCGCTGGTCCTGGCCGTGCTGCTGACCACCGTCGCCGTCTCCACCCGCATCGGCAATGATCTGCTGTCCACCCTGACCTCGATGTTCAACCCGCTGCCGGCCATAGCATTGTTGCCGATCGCCATGCTGTGGTTCGGGCTGGGCGAGGTCAGCCTCGTCTTCGTGCTGGTCCATGCCGTGCTGTGGCCGCTGGCGCTGAACACCCATGCCGGCTTCACCTCGGTGTCGGAGACGCTGCGGATGGCCGGGCGCAATTACGGGCTGGGCGGCCTGCGCTATGTCGTCACCCTGCTGATCCCCGCCGCCTTCCCGGCGATCCTGACCGGGCTGAAGGTTGGCTGGGCCTTCGCCTGGCGCACGCTGATCGCGGCGGAGCTGGTGTTCGGCGTGTCGTCCGGCAAGGGCGGCCTCGGCTGGTTCATCTTCCAGAACCGCAACGAACTGTACATCGACAAGGTCTTCGCCGGCCTCGTCACCGTCATCCTGATCGGCCTGCTGGTCGAAAACGTCGTCTTCCGCTGGATCGAAATCCACACGGTCCGCAAATGGGGCATGGTCCGCTAA
- a CDS encoding ABC transporter substrate-binding protein — protein MRQPRHPSRRAFAAIAASVIGVLMTSAIAAPAAAEGRIRIAEGYGLSFLPLHVLRQDKLIEKHGKALGLDITVDWVQLSGGAAMNDALLSGGIDVGSSGVAPLLTIWDRTRGSANVKAIASLNDMPLFLTTSNPKVKTLRDFTDADKIALPAAKVGVQARVLQMAAEKEFGPGKYDAIDKLTVSMPHPDATAALLSGGGGITGHISSAPFQYQQLDDPKIHKVISSYDVLGGPHSFNLIWSKQSFRDDNPKTYRAFLDALKEAMDLINRDHEAAADIYLAQNKGSLDKAYVLRLLNDPDIRFTVTPNRTEAFADFMHKVGAIKNKPASWRDYFFEDLHAGAGS, from the coding sequence ATGCGACAGCCACGACACCCCAGCCGCCGCGCCTTCGCGGCCATCGCCGCGTCGGTGATCGGGGTGCTGATGACCTCCGCTATCGCGGCGCCGGCGGCTGCCGAAGGGCGCATCCGCATCGCGGAGGGATATGGCTTGAGCTTTCTCCCGCTGCATGTGCTGCGCCAGGACAAGCTGATCGAGAAGCATGGCAAGGCGCTGGGCCTCGACATCACGGTCGATTGGGTGCAGCTGTCGGGCGGGGCGGCGATGAACGACGCGCTGCTGTCCGGCGGCATCGACGTGGGATCGTCCGGCGTCGCCCCGCTGCTGACCATCTGGGACCGCACCAGGGGCAGCGCGAACGTCAAGGCGATCGCCTCGCTGAACGACATGCCGCTGTTCCTGACCACCAGCAATCCCAAGGTCAAGACGCTGAGGGACTTCACCGACGCCGACAAGATCGCCCTGCCGGCGGCGAAGGTCGGGGTCCAGGCCCGCGTGCTGCAAATGGCCGCGGAAAAGGAATTCGGGCCCGGCAAATACGACGCCATCGACAAGCTGACGGTGTCGATGCCGCATCCCGACGCCACGGCGGCCCTGCTGTCGGGCGGCGGCGGCATCACCGGCCACATCTCCAGCGCGCCCTTCCAATACCAGCAGCTGGACGACCCGAAGATCCACAAGGTGATCAGCTCCTACGACGTGCTGGGCGGGCCGCACAGCTTCAACCTGATCTGGAGCAAGCAGTCCTTCCGCGACGACAATCCGAAGACCTACCGCGCCTTCCTCGACGCGCTGAAGGAGGCGATGGACCTGATCAACCGCGATCACGAGGCGGCGGCGGACATCTATCTGGCGCAGAACAAGGGCAGCCTGGACAAGGCCTATGTCCTGCGCCTGCTGAACGACCCCGACATCCGCTTCACCGTCACGCCCAACCGGACGGAGGCCTTCGCCGACTTCATGCACAAGGTCGGCGCGATCAAGAACAAGCCGGCCTCCTGGAGGGATTACTTCTTCGAGGATCTGCATGCCGGCGCCGGGAGCTGA
- a CDS encoding class II aldolase/adducin family protein, with translation MTHIQPRPRKFWPPVDPVSYTSAEEERRHRKQRLAATFRLFGRYGFDQGLAGHVTARDPEHPDRFWINPLGQHFRTIRVSDLHLVDGDGNILHGDRAINQAGFTIHSAIHRARPDVVAAAHTHSTYGKAWSALGLPLAPLSQDAAAFYEDQVIFDPYSGVVLTEGEGKRLVDSLGDKKLAILKNHGLLTVGPSVEAAAWWFISADNAAHTQLLAEAAGRPLPIDHETALLTRSQVGTHQGGAYNFHPLWEWIVAAEPDLLD, from the coding sequence ATGACCCACATCCAACCGAGACCGCGCAAATTCTGGCCGCCGGTCGATCCGGTCAGCTACACCAGCGCCGAGGAGGAACGGCGGCACCGCAAGCAGCGGCTGGCCGCCACCTTCCGGCTGTTCGGTCGCTACGGCTTCGACCAGGGCCTGGCCGGCCATGTCACCGCGCGGGATCCGGAACATCCCGACCGCTTCTGGATCAACCCGCTGGGCCAGCATTTCCGCACCATCCGGGTGTCGGACCTGCATCTGGTCGATGGCGACGGCAACATCCTGCATGGCGACCGCGCCATCAACCAGGCCGGCTTCACCATCCATTCGGCCATCCACCGGGCGCGGCCCGACGTGGTCGCCGCCGCCCACACCCATTCGACCTATGGCAAGGCGTGGTCGGCGCTCGGCCTGCCATTGGCCCCGCTGAGCCAGGATGCCGCCGCCTTCTACGAGGATCAGGTGATCTTCGACCCCTATTCCGGCGTCGTCCTGACCGAGGGCGAGGGCAAGCGGCTGGTGGACTCACTTGGGGACAAGAAGCTGGCGATCCTGAAGAATCACGGGCTGCTGACCGTCGGCCCGAGCGTCGAGGCGGCGGCCTGGTGGTTCATCAGCGCCGACAACGCCGCCCACACCCAATTGCTGGCCGAGGCCGCCGGACGGCCCCTGCCCATCGACCATGAGACGGCGCTGCTGACCCGCTCGCAGGTCGGCACCCACCAGGGCGGCGCCTACAATTTCCACCCGCTGTGGGAATGGATCGTCGCGGCCGAGCCCGACCTGCTCGACTGA
- a CDS encoding ABC transporter ATP-binding protein, whose translation MSHAPSRISAAAQSSGQPATRPVVSVRGLVRNFGNGNVLDGLSLDLQPGSFTALLGRSGCGKSTLLRTLARLDPAPEGSVELPDQRAVVFQEPRLVPWMRVLRNVTLGLRHPDAEERGLAALAEVGLSHRARAWPLTLSGGEAQRAALARALVREPRLLLLDEPFAALDALTRLRMQGLVETLWRAHAPAVLLVTHDVDEALLLADRALVMADGRIAADIPIPLARPRRHGDPGFIALRSRLLAELGVDEEHLAARDPQVAESRAETGAAAAAHPGGFGLPAGAAAAPSL comes from the coding sequence ATGAGCCACGCCCCGTCGCGGATTTCCGCCGCCGCCCAATCCTCCGGCCAGCCCGCCACCAGGCCTGTCGTCAGCGTCCGCGGCCTCGTCCGCAATTTCGGCAACGGCAATGTGCTGGACGGCCTGTCGCTCGATCTCCAGCCCGGCTCCTTCACCGCCCTGCTCGGCCGTTCCGGCTGCGGCAAGTCGACGCTGCTGCGCACGCTGGCGCGGCTGGACCCGGCGCCGGAGGGCAGCGTGGAGCTGCCGGACCAGCGCGCGGTGGTGTTCCAGGAGCCGCGGCTGGTGCCCTGGATGCGGGTTCTGCGCAACGTCACGCTCGGCCTGCGCCATCCCGACGCCGAGGAACGCGGCCTCGCCGCCCTCGCGGAGGTCGGACTGTCCCACCGCGCCCGCGCCTGGCCGCTGACCCTGTCGGGCGGCGAGGCGCAGCGGGCGGCCCTGGCCCGCGCCCTGGTCCGTGAACCGCGCCTGCTGCTGCTCGACGAACCCTTCGCGGCGCTGGACGCGCTGACCCGGCTGCGCATGCAGGGGCTGGTCGAGACGCTGTGGCGGGCCCATGCCCCCGCCGTCCTGCTGGTCACCCATGATGTCGACGAGGCGCTGCTGCTGGCCGACCGCGCCTTGGTGATGGCGGATGGCCGGATCGCCGCCGACATCCCGATCCCGCTCGCCCGCCCGCGCCGTCATGGCGACCCCGGCTTCATCGCGCTGCGTTCCCGCCTGCTGGCCGAGTTGGGCGTCGATGAGGAGCATCTGGCGGCACGGGACCCACAGGTCGCCGAAAGCAGGGCGGAAACGGGTGCCGCCGCCGCCGCGCATCCGGGCGGCTTCGGCCTGCCCGCCGGCGCCGCCGCCGCGCCCAGCCTTTGA
- a CDS encoding LLM class flavin-dependent oxidoreductase has product MTASHATSPHPLRFVGFVGNHNASEIIPRQGPVVDRDYIETTAKAHELGGFDSVLQAFHADAPDSLQVSQHITGVTDRLGVLIAHRPGFQAPTILARQFATLDQLSRGRVAINVITGAERGELARDGNVVEDKDDRYARTSEFLDIVRAEWTSDAPFDYEGKYYRVEKAFSHVKPYNPSGIPVWIAGASAAAVEVAGRHADTYAVWGETHDQVRELLARVRAAVAKAGRPQPAFSLSLRPILADTEEAAWAKADAIYEKAKALLDKTGFRRGEQPNNEGARRLLAIAEKGHRHDKRLWTAIAGLTGAKGNSTSLVGTPDQVADALLDYYDLGVTTFLIRGFDPLPDAIAYGRELLPRVRQLVAERQRAQAVAAE; this is encoded by the coding sequence ATGACCGCCTCTCACGCCACATCGCCCCATCCGCTCCGTTTCGTCGGCTTCGTCGGCAACCACAACGCCTCGGAGATCATCCCGCGCCAGGGTCCGGTGGTGGACCGCGACTATATCGAGACGACGGCCAAGGCGCATGAGCTGGGCGGCTTCGATTCGGTGCTCCAGGCCTTCCATGCCGACGCGCCCGACAGCCTTCAGGTCAGCCAGCACATCACCGGCGTCACCGACCGGCTGGGCGTGCTGATCGCCCATCGCCCCGGCTTCCAGGCCCCGACCATCCTGGCCCGCCAGTTCGCCACGCTCGACCAGTTGAGCCGCGGCCGCGTCGCCATCAACGTCATCACCGGGGCCGAGCGCGGCGAGTTGGCCCGCGACGGCAATGTCGTGGAGGACAAGGACGACCGCTACGCCCGCACTTCCGAATTCCTCGACATCGTCCGCGCCGAATGGACCAGCGACGCCCCCTTCGACTACGAGGGCAAATATTATCGTGTCGAGAAAGCCTTCTCCCATGTGAAGCCCTACAACCCGTCGGGCATCCCGGTGTGGATCGCCGGCGCGTCGGCCGCCGCCGTCGAGGTGGCCGGACGTCATGCCGACACCTACGCGGTGTGGGGCGAGACCCACGATCAGGTGCGCGAGCTGCTGGCCCGCGTGCGCGCCGCCGTCGCCAAGGCGGGCCGGCCGCAGCCGGCCTTCAGCCTGTCGCTGCGCCCGATCCTGGCCGACACCGAGGAGGCCGCCTGGGCCAAGGCCGACGCCATTTACGAGAAGGCCAAGGCGCTGCTCGACAAGACCGGCTTCCGCCGCGGCGAGCAGCCCAACAACGAAGGCGCCCGCCGCCTGCTGGCCATCGCCGAGAAGGGACATCGCCACGACAAGCGCCTGTGGACCGCCATCGCCGGCCTGACCGGGGCGAAGGGCAACTCCACCTCGCTGGTCGGCACCCCGGATCAGGTGGCCGACGCCCTGCTCGACTATTATGACCTCGGCGTCACCACCTTCCTGATCCGCGGCTTCGACCCGCTGCCCGACGCCATCGCCTATGGCCGGGAGCTGCTGCCCCGCGTCCGCCAGCTGGTGGCCGAGCGCCAGCGCGCCCAGGCCGTCGCGGCGGAGTGA